A region from the Etheostoma spectabile isolate EspeVRDwgs_2016 chromosome 9, UIUC_Espe_1.0, whole genome shotgun sequence genome encodes:
- the LOC116695558 gene encoding interferon regulatory factor 4: MNAEVDYGGSGSSGNGKLRQWLIEQVDSGKYPGLVWENEEKNIFRIPWKHAGKQDYNRDEDAALFKAWALFKGKFREGIDKADPPTWKTRLRCALNKSNDFEELVERSQLDISDPYKVYRVIPEGAKKRPRQDDSPLSPMSYQVHSPYPALQTQMPQYVPTPECGWRDYCQEQAALPELPYSQCPCPPRSLPWQGPSMENGYQLRASIYSYGPADSQPSPFSLDASIRSAEALSDFRLHVSVYFRDTLVREVTTSSLEGCHITPEEKHYLPPAGPEVIPLPVDSLSVQRVAEECPPSPPSSLERGVLLWMGQDGLYARRLCQGRVYWQGGLPQYGDKLDKLEREVTCKLLHTQDYLTEIQSCGLHGRPLPRFQVVLHFGDECLDPQRQRRTLTVQVEPLFARQLQYYAQQMGSHYYRSYEHPGVTEHLSTSEDYQRTIAHHHSSSLQE; encoded by the exons ATGAACGCAGAGGTGGATTACGGAGGCTCCGGGAGCAGCGGGAACGGAAAGCTGCGCCAGTGGCTCATCGAGCAGGTGGACTCCGGCAAATATCCCGGGCTGGTGTGGGAGAACGAGGAGAAGAACATCTTCAGGATACCGTGGAAACACGCCGGGAAACAGGACTACAACCGTGATGAGGATGCCGCGCTTTTCAAG GCCTGGGCGCTGTTTAAAGGCAAGTTTCGGGAGGGGATCGACAAGGCCGACCCGCCGACCTGGAAGACTCGCCTCCGCTGCGCCCTCAACAAGAGCAATGACTTCGAGGAGCTGGTGGAGAGGAGCCAACTGGACATCTCAGACCCGTACAAAGTCTACCGCGTCATCCCTGAGGGCGCCAAGAAAA GACCCCGACAGGATGACAGTCCTCTGAGTCCAATGAGCTATCAGGTGCACTCCCCCTATCCTGCGCTGCAGACTCAG aTGCCACAGTACGTGCCCACACCAGAGTGTGGCTGGAGAGATTACTGTCAGGAACAGGCCGCCCTGCCTGAGCTGCCCTACAGTCAGTGTCCCTGTCCCCCCCGCAGCCTGCCATGGCAGGGCCCGTCCATGGAGAATG GGTACCAGCTCAGAGCCTCCATTTACTCGTACGGTCCTGCTGACAGCCAGCCCTCGCCTTTCTCGCTGGACGCCAGCATCAGATCAGCGGAGGCGCTCTCAG ACTTCCGCCTGCATGTGTCTGTATATTTCCGGGATACTCTTGTGAGGGAGGTGACCACCTCCAGTCTGGAGGGGTGCCACATCACCCCAGAAGAGAAGCACTACCTGCCGCCCGCAGGTCCCGAGGTGATCCCCCTGCCTGTGGACAGTCTCTCAGTCCAAAGGGTGGCAGAGGAGTGTCCCCCGAGTCCGCCGTCCAGCCTGGAGAGGGGAGTGTTACTGTGGATGGGCCAAGACGGACTGTACGCTCGGCGGCTGTGTCAGGGCCGAGTGTACTGGCAGGGAGGACTGCCCCAGTACGGGGACAAGCTCGACAAACTGGAGAGAGAGGTCACCTGTAAACTCCTCCACACACAGGACTACCTGACAG AGATCCAGAGCTGTGGGCTCCACGGCCGGCCGCTGCCCCGCTTCCAGGTCGTGCTTCATTTTGGAGATGAGTGTCTGGACCCGCAGCGACAGAGACGCACCCTCACAGTCCAG GTGGAGCCGCTGTTTGCCAGGCAGCTCCAGTACTACGCCCAGCAGATGGGCAGCCACTACTACCGCAGCTACGAGCACCCGGGGGTCACGGAGCACCTAAGCACCTCTGAGGACTACCAGAGGACCATCGCACATCACCACAGCAGCAGCCTGCAGGAGTGA
- the LOC116695861 gene encoding dual specificity protein phosphatase 22-B, translating into MGNGINKILPDLYLGNIKDARDREVLAQHNITHILSIHDTAAPILEDMTYLCISAADHSKQNLIQYFRDSIMFIHESRLKGDGCLVHCVAGVSRSVTLVVAYIMTVTGRGWVESLAAVRAARPCAGPNLGFLRQLEEFENTELTEYDAWWKERYGKNSFNDDEEMENLLTRKTNSGSSSKSITGSITPELGTSGT; encoded by the exons ATGGGTAATGGAATAAATAAG ATCCTGCCTGATCTGTATCTCGGAAATATCAAAG ATGCTCGAGACAGGGAGGTGTTGGCGCAGCACAACATCACCCACATCCTGTCCATCCACGACACAGCTGCACCCATCCTGGAG GACATGACGTACCTGTGTATATCTGCTGCTGACCACTCAAAGCAAAACCT GATCCAGTACTTCAGAGACAGCATCATGTTCATCCACGAGTCCCGACTGAAAGGAGACGGCTGCCTCGTTCACTG TGTGGCAGGAGTGTCCCGCAGTGTGACCCTGGTGGTGGCGTACATCATGACGGTGACGGGTCGGGGCTGGGTGGAGTCTCTGGCGGCGGTGAGGGCGGCGCGGCCGTGTGCGGGGCCCAACCTAGGCTTCCTCCGGCAGCTGGAGGAGTTTGAAAACACAGAACTGACAGAA TATGACG CCTGG TGGAAGGAACGATACGGGAAGAACTCGTTCAACGATGACGAGGAGATGGAAAACCTTTTAACTCGGAAAACCaacagcggcagcagcagcaagaGCATAACAGGCAGCATCACACCTGAGCTGGGCACAAGTGGCACCTGA
- the bphl gene encoding valacyclovir hydrolase → MALFLLGGRFFKCRSGIKRVVKESFQSHCSSLASGRQHVNGVDLYYEQTGRGKHAVLLIPGALGCIRTDFGPQLKSLNKERFTVVGWDPRGYGQSRPPDRDFPPDFFERDAKDAVDLMKALGFGKFSLLGWSDGGITALIAAAKNPHLISKMVVWGSNAFVSQQDLKLYNAVRDVSKWSARMRQPMEEVYGAQIFAKTWEAWVDGIAQFAKRPEGSICLELLPLISCPTLIIHGEKDPMVPSFHPQCLLKHIKGSRLHLMPEGKHNLHLRYADEFNRLVEDFLGH, encoded by the exons ATGGCGTTGTTTCTCCTCGGAGGACGTTTCTTTAAATGCAGAAGTGGCATTAAGAGAGTCGTGAAAGAGTCATTCCAGTCGCACTG CTCTTCGCTGGCCTCGGGCAGGCAGCATGTTAACGGAGTGGATCTGTACTACGAGCAGACAGGCAGAGGGAAACACGCCGTGCTGTTGATTCCTGGTGCTCTGG GGTGCATTCGGACTGATTTTGGACCTCAGCTGAAGTCTCTGAATAAGGAACGCTTCACTGTAGTGGGCTGGGATCCCCGTGGTTACGGACAATCCCGGCCCCCAGACAGAGACTTCCCCCCTGACTTCTTTGAGAGGGATGCAAAGGACGCAGTGGATCTGATGAAG GCATTGGGCTTTGGCAAGTTCTCTCTGCTGGGGTGGAGTGACGGAGGGATCACCGCTCTGATTGCAGCAGCGAAGAACCCCCACCTGATCAGCAAGATGGTCGTATGGGGAAGCAACGCCTTTGTTTCCCAGCAGGACCTCAAGCTATACAATG CGGTGCGTGATGTCTCCAAGTGGAGTGCGAGGATGAGGCAGCCCATGGAGGAGGTGTATGGAGCACAAATCTTTGCTAAAACCTGGGAGGCCTGGGTGGATGGGATCGCACAGTTTGCAAAACGACCAGAAG GGAGCATCTGCCTGGAGCTTCTGCCCCTAATCAGCTGTCCAACCCTCATCATCCACGGAGAAAAAGACCCCATGGTGCCCAGCTTCCACCCACAGTGCCTCCTCAAACACATCAAGGGATCCCG ATTACACCTGATGCCAGAGGGTAAACACAATCTCCACCTGAGGTATGCTGATGAATTCAACAGACTGGTGGAAGACTTTCTGGGACACTGA